One genomic region from Equus caballus isolate H_3958 breed thoroughbred chromosome 4, TB-T2T, whole genome shotgun sequence encodes:
- the PHTF2 gene encoding protein PHTF2 yields MASRVTDAIVWYQKKIGAYDQQIWEKSVEQREIKGLRNKPKKTAHVKPDLIDVDLVRGSAFAKAKPESPWTSLTRKGIVRVVFFPFFFRWWLQVTSKVIFFWLLVLYLLQVAAIVLFCSASSPHSIPLTEVIGPVWLMLLLGTVHCQIVSTRTPKPPLSTGGKRRRKLRKAAHLEVHREGDGSSTSDNTQEGAVPSHGTNTSYGVGAVFRDLWHAAFFLSGSKKAKNSIDKSTETDNGYVSLDGKKTVKSGEDGVQSHEPQCETLRPEETAWSTGALRNTPSKDSQRTIANVSDEVSSEEGPDTGYPLRRHVDRPSESVFRNRKSHHYKKQHPNEDAPKSGTSCSSRCSSSRQDSESTRPESETEDVLWEDLLHCAECRSSCTSETDVENPQINPCVKKEYRDDPFHQSHLPWLHSSHPGLEKISAIVWEGNDCKKADMSVLEISGMIMNRVNSHVPGIGYQIFGNAISLILGLTPFVFRLSQATDLEQLTAHSASELYMIAFGSNEDVVVLSMVIISFVVRVSLVWIFFFLLCVAERTYKQRLLFAKLFGHLTSARRARKSEVPHFRLKKVQNIKMWLSLRSYLKRRGPQRSVDVIVSSAFLLTISVVFICCAQLLHVHEIFLDCHYNWELVIWCISLTLFLLRFVTLGSETSKKYSNTSILLTEQINLYLKMEKKPNKKEELTLVNNVLKLATKLLKELDSPFRLYGLTMNPLLYNITQVVILSAVSGVISDLLGFNLKLWKIKS; encoded by the exons gGTCTGCGTTTGCTAAGGCAAAACCTGAAAGTCCTTGGACTTCTCTGACCAGAAAGGGCATCGTCCGAgttgtgttttttccctttttcttccggTGGTGGTTACAAGTAACGTCAAAAGTcatctttttctggcttcttgtCCTTTATCTTCTTCAAG TTGCCGCAATAGTGTTATTCTGTTCCGCTTCTAGCCCGCATAGCATCCCTCTGACGGAAGTGATCGGGCCCGTATGGCTCATGCTGCTCCTGGGAACTGTGCACTGCCAGATTGTCTCCACAAGAACCCCCAAACCCCCTCTGAGTACAGGGGGTAAAAGAAGGAG GAAGTTAAGAAAAGCGGCCCATTTGGAAGTGCACAGAGAAGGTGATGGTTCTAGTACCAGCGACAACACACAGGAGGGAGCAGTTCCGAGCCACGGCACAAACACCTCTTACGGCGTTGGCGCTGTCTTCAGAGATCTCTGGCACGCTGCTTTCTTTTTATCAGG GTCAAAGAAAGCGAAGAATTCAATTGATAAATCCACTGAGACTGACAATGGCTATGTATCCCTGGATGGGAAAAAGACTGTTAAAAGCGGTGAGGATGGAGTGCAGAGCCATGAGCCTCAGTGTGAAACTCTTCGGCCAGAAGAGACAGCCTGGAGCACAGGGGCTCTGCGGAACACTCCCAGCAAG GACAGCCAAAGGACAATAGCAAACGTCTCTGATGAAGTCTCCAGTGAGGAAGGTCCTGACACAGGATACCCACTACGCCGCCACGTGGACAGGCCTTCCGAGAGTGTTTTCCGGAACAGAAAGTCACACCATTATAAGAAACAGCACCCTAATGAG GATGCCCCTAAATCGGGTACTAGTTGCAGCTCTCGCTGTTCAAGTTCCAGACAGGATTCTGAGAGCACAAGGCCAGAATCTGAAACGGAAGATGTCTTATGGGAAGACTTGTTACATTGTGCAGAATGCCGGTCATCTTGTACCAGTGAGACAGATGTGGAAAATCCTCAGATTAATCCATGTGTGAAAAAAGAATATAGAGACGACCCTTTTCATCAG agTCATTTGCCCTGGCTCCACAGTTCCCACCCTGGATTAGAAAAAATAAGTGCGATAGTGTGGGAAGGCAACGACTGCAAGAAAGCAGACATGTCTGTCCTTGAAATCAGTGGCATGATAATGAACAGA GTGAACAGCCACGTACCAGGAATAGGATACCAGATTTTTGGAAATGCAATCTCGCTCATCCTGGGTTTAACTCCGTTTGTTTTCCGACTCTCCCAAGCTACAGACTTGGAACAACTCACGGCTCATTCGGCTTCCGAGCTTTACATGATTGCATTCGGTTCTAATGAAGACGTCGTAGTTCTTTCTATGGTCATCATAAGTTTTGTGGTTCGTGTGTCTCTtgtgtggattttctttttcttgctctgtgTAGCAGAAAGAACTTATAAACAG CGATTACTTTTTGCGAAACTCTTTGGACATTTAACGTCAGCAAGGAGGGCTCGAAAATCGGAGGTTCCTCATTTCCGGCTGAAGAAAGTACAGAACATAAAGATGTGGCTGTCGCTCCGGTCCTATCTTAAG cGTCGAGGTCCTCAGCGATCGGTCGACGTCATAGTGTCATCTGCTTTCTTGTTGACCATCTCGGTTGTGTTTATCTGTTGTGCCCAG CTGCTTCACGTGCATGAGATCTTCCTTGACTGTCACTACAATTGGGAGCTGGTCATCTGGTGCATCTCGTTAACACTTTTTCTCCTAAGATTTGTTACCCTCGGGTCAGAAACCAGTAAAAAATATAGCAATACCTCAATATTACTCACTGAACAG atAAACCTCTACTTGAAAATGGAGAAGAAACCCAACAAGAAAGAGGAACTGACACTAGTgaataatgttttaaaactgGCTACTAAACTGCTAAAG GAGCTGGACAGCCCCTTCAGACTGTACGGGCTCACGATGAACCCCCTGCTCTACAACATCACGCAGGTCGTCATCCTGTCGGCCGTGTCCGGCGTCATCAGTGACCTGCTTGGCTTCAATTTAAAG CTGTGGAAGATTAAATCATGA
- the PHTF2 gene encoding protein PHTF2 isoform X4 gives MASRVTDAIVWYQKKIGAYDQQIWEKSVEQREIKGLRNKPKKTAHVKPDLIDVDLVRGSAFAKAKPESPWTSLTRKGIVRVVFFPFFFRWWLQVTSKVIFFWLLVLYLLQVAAIVLFCSASSPHSIPLTEVIGPVWLMLLLGTVHCQIVSTRTPKPPLSTGGKRRRKLRKAAHLEVHREGDGSSTSDNTQEGAVPSHGTNTSYGVGAVFRDLWHAAFFLSGSKKAKNSIDKSTETDNGYVSLDGKKTVKSGEDGVQSHEPQCETLRPEETAWSTGALRNTPSKDSQRTIANVSDEVSSEEGPDTGYPLRRHVDRPSESVFRNRKSHHYKKQHPNESHLPWLHSSHPGLEKISAIVWEGNDCKKADMSVLEISGMIMNRVNSHVPGIGYQIFGNAISLILGLTPFVFRLSQATDLEQLTAHSASELYMIAFGSNEDVVVLSMVIISFVVRVSLVWIFFFLLCVAERTYKQRLLFAKLFGHLTSARRARKSEVPHFRLKKVQNIKMWLSLRSYLKRRGPQRSVDVIVSSAFLLTISVVFICCAQLLHVHEIFLDCHYNWELVIWCISLTLFLLRFVTLGSETSKKYSNTSILLTEQINLYLKMEKKPNKKEELTLVNNVLKLATKLLKELDSPFRLYGLTMNPLLYNITQVVILSAVSGVISDLLGFNLKLWKIKS, from the exons gGTCTGCGTTTGCTAAGGCAAAACCTGAAAGTCCTTGGACTTCTCTGACCAGAAAGGGCATCGTCCGAgttgtgttttttccctttttcttccggTGGTGGTTACAAGTAACGTCAAAAGTcatctttttctggcttcttgtCCTTTATCTTCTTCAAG TTGCCGCAATAGTGTTATTCTGTTCCGCTTCTAGCCCGCATAGCATCCCTCTGACGGAAGTGATCGGGCCCGTATGGCTCATGCTGCTCCTGGGAACTGTGCACTGCCAGATTGTCTCCACAAGAACCCCCAAACCCCCTCTGAGTACAGGGGGTAAAAGAAGGAG GAAGTTAAGAAAAGCGGCCCATTTGGAAGTGCACAGAGAAGGTGATGGTTCTAGTACCAGCGACAACACACAGGAGGGAGCAGTTCCGAGCCACGGCACAAACACCTCTTACGGCGTTGGCGCTGTCTTCAGAGATCTCTGGCACGCTGCTTTCTTTTTATCAGG GTCAAAGAAAGCGAAGAATTCAATTGATAAATCCACTGAGACTGACAATGGCTATGTATCCCTGGATGGGAAAAAGACTGTTAAAAGCGGTGAGGATGGAGTGCAGAGCCATGAGCCTCAGTGTGAAACTCTTCGGCCAGAAGAGACAGCCTGGAGCACAGGGGCTCTGCGGAACACTCCCAGCAAG GACAGCCAAAGGACAATAGCAAACGTCTCTGATGAAGTCTCCAGTGAGGAAGGTCCTGACACAGGATACCCACTACGCCGCCACGTGGACAGGCCTTCCGAGAGTGTTTTCCGGAACAGAAAGTCACACCATTATAAGAAACAGCACCCTAATGAG agTCATTTGCCCTGGCTCCACAGTTCCCACCCTGGATTAGAAAAAATAAGTGCGATAGTGTGGGAAGGCAACGACTGCAAGAAAGCAGACATGTCTGTCCTTGAAATCAGTGGCATGATAATGAACAGA GTGAACAGCCACGTACCAGGAATAGGATACCAGATTTTTGGAAATGCAATCTCGCTCATCCTGGGTTTAACTCCGTTTGTTTTCCGACTCTCCCAAGCTACAGACTTGGAACAACTCACGGCTCATTCGGCTTCCGAGCTTTACATGATTGCATTCGGTTCTAATGAAGACGTCGTAGTTCTTTCTATGGTCATCATAAGTTTTGTGGTTCGTGTGTCTCTtgtgtggattttctttttcttgctctgtgTAGCAGAAAGAACTTATAAACAG CGATTACTTTTTGCGAAACTCTTTGGACATTTAACGTCAGCAAGGAGGGCTCGAAAATCGGAGGTTCCTCATTTCCGGCTGAAGAAAGTACAGAACATAAAGATGTGGCTGTCGCTCCGGTCCTATCTTAAG cGTCGAGGTCCTCAGCGATCGGTCGACGTCATAGTGTCATCTGCTTTCTTGTTGACCATCTCGGTTGTGTTTATCTGTTGTGCCCAG CTGCTTCACGTGCATGAGATCTTCCTTGACTGTCACTACAATTGGGAGCTGGTCATCTGGTGCATCTCGTTAACACTTTTTCTCCTAAGATTTGTTACCCTCGGGTCAGAAACCAGTAAAAAATATAGCAATACCTCAATATTACTCACTGAACAG atAAACCTCTACTTGAAAATGGAGAAGAAACCCAACAAGAAAGAGGAACTGACACTAGTgaataatgttttaaaactgGCTACTAAACTGCTAAAG GAGCTGGACAGCCCCTTCAGACTGTACGGGCTCACGATGAACCCCCTGCTCTACAACATCACGCAGGTCGTCATCCTGTCGGCCGTGTCCGGCGTCATCAGTGACCTGCTTGGCTTCAATTTAAAG CTGTGGAAGATTAAATCATGA
- the PHTF2 gene encoding protein PHTF2 isoform X5: MLLLGTVHCQIVSTRTPKPPLSTGGKRRRKLRKAAHLEVHREGDGSSTSDNTQEGAVPSHGTNTSYGVGAVFRDLWHAAFFLSGSKKAKNSIDKSTETDNGYVSLDGKKTVKSGEDGVQSHEPQCETLRPEETAWSTGALRNTPSKDSQRTIANVSDEVSSEEGPDTGYPLRRHVDRPSESVFRNRKSHHYKKQHPNEDAPKSGTSCSSRCSSSRQDSESTRPESETEDVLWEDLLHCAECRSSCTSETDVENPQINPCVKKEYRDDPFHQSHLPWLHSSHPGLEKISAIVWEGNDCKKADMSVLEISGMIMNRVNSHVPGIGYQIFGNAISLILGLTPFVFRLSQATDLEQLTAHSASELYMIAFGSNEDVVVLSMVIISFVVRVSLVWIFFFLLCVAERTYKQRLLFAKLFGHLTSARRARKSEVPHFRLKKVQNIKMWLSLRSYLKRRGPQRSVDVIVSSAFLLTISVVFICCAQLLHVHEIFLDCHYNWELVIWCISLTLFLLRFVTLGSETSKKYSNTSILLTEQINLYLKMEKKPNKKEELTLVNNVLKLATKLLKELDSPFRLYGLTMNPLLYNITQVVILSAVSGVISDLLGFNLKLWKIKS; the protein is encoded by the exons ATGCTGCTCCTGGGAACTGTGCACTGCCAGATTGTCTCCACAAGAACCCCCAAACCCCCTCTGAGTACAGGGGGTAAAAGAAGGAG GAAGTTAAGAAAAGCGGCCCATTTGGAAGTGCACAGAGAAGGTGATGGTTCTAGTACCAGCGACAACACACAGGAGGGAGCAGTTCCGAGCCACGGCACAAACACCTCTTACGGCGTTGGCGCTGTCTTCAGAGATCTCTGGCACGCTGCTTTCTTTTTATCAGG GTCAAAGAAAGCGAAGAATTCAATTGATAAATCCACTGAGACTGACAATGGCTATGTATCCCTGGATGGGAAAAAGACTGTTAAAAGCGGTGAGGATGGAGTGCAGAGCCATGAGCCTCAGTGTGAAACTCTTCGGCCAGAAGAGACAGCCTGGAGCACAGGGGCTCTGCGGAACACTCCCAGCAAG GACAGCCAAAGGACAATAGCAAACGTCTCTGATGAAGTCTCCAGTGAGGAAGGTCCTGACACAGGATACCCACTACGCCGCCACGTGGACAGGCCTTCCGAGAGTGTTTTCCGGAACAGAAAGTCACACCATTATAAGAAACAGCACCCTAATGAG GATGCCCCTAAATCGGGTACTAGTTGCAGCTCTCGCTGTTCAAGTTCCAGACAGGATTCTGAGAGCACAAGGCCAGAATCTGAAACGGAAGATGTCTTATGGGAAGACTTGTTACATTGTGCAGAATGCCGGTCATCTTGTACCAGTGAGACAGATGTGGAAAATCCTCAGATTAATCCATGTGTGAAAAAAGAATATAGAGACGACCCTTTTCATCAG agTCATTTGCCCTGGCTCCACAGTTCCCACCCTGGATTAGAAAAAATAAGTGCGATAGTGTGGGAAGGCAACGACTGCAAGAAAGCAGACATGTCTGTCCTTGAAATCAGTGGCATGATAATGAACAGA GTGAACAGCCACGTACCAGGAATAGGATACCAGATTTTTGGAAATGCAATCTCGCTCATCCTGGGTTTAACTCCGTTTGTTTTCCGACTCTCCCAAGCTACAGACTTGGAACAACTCACGGCTCATTCGGCTTCCGAGCTTTACATGATTGCATTCGGTTCTAATGAAGACGTCGTAGTTCTTTCTATGGTCATCATAAGTTTTGTGGTTCGTGTGTCTCTtgtgtggattttctttttcttgctctgtgTAGCAGAAAGAACTTATAAACAG CGATTACTTTTTGCGAAACTCTTTGGACATTTAACGTCAGCAAGGAGGGCTCGAAAATCGGAGGTTCCTCATTTCCGGCTGAAGAAAGTACAGAACATAAAGATGTGGCTGTCGCTCCGGTCCTATCTTAAG cGTCGAGGTCCTCAGCGATCGGTCGACGTCATAGTGTCATCTGCTTTCTTGTTGACCATCTCGGTTGTGTTTATCTGTTGTGCCCAG CTGCTTCACGTGCATGAGATCTTCCTTGACTGTCACTACAATTGGGAGCTGGTCATCTGGTGCATCTCGTTAACACTTTTTCTCCTAAGATTTGTTACCCTCGGGTCAGAAACCAGTAAAAAATATAGCAATACCTCAATATTACTCACTGAACAG atAAACCTCTACTTGAAAATGGAGAAGAAACCCAACAAGAAAGAGGAACTGACACTAGTgaataatgttttaaaactgGCTACTAAACTGCTAAAG GAGCTGGACAGCCCCTTCAGACTGTACGGGCTCACGATGAACCCCCTGCTCTACAACATCACGCAGGTCGTCATCCTGTCGGCCGTGTCCGGCGTCATCAGTGACCTGCTTGGCTTCAATTTAAAG CTGTGGAAGATTAAATCATGA